In Magnetospirillum sp. WYHS-4, the genomic window TCGACCACTTTCAAGATGTTGTGCGGCCTTCTTGAACCAACGTCCGGGGTGGCGCGGGTCGCCGGCATCGATCTGGGGCACGCGCTTGGTGCGGCGCGGGCGCGCATCGGCTACATGTCGCAGAAGTTCTCGCTCTACGGCCAACTGAGCGTCGCCCAGAACCTGGACTTTTTCGCTGGGGCCTACGGTCTGGCGGGGAAGCGCCGCCGGGCGGCGGTGGAACGCATGGTGGAGGCCTTCGAATTGCAGCCCTACCTGAAGGCGGATGCCATCTTGCTGCCGCTGGGCTTCAAGCAACGCCTGGCTCTCGCCTGCGCCACCCTGCACGATCCGGCCATCCTGTTCCTGGACGAACCCACGTCCGGCGTCGATCCCTTGACCCGACGGGAATTCTGGCGCCGCATCAACGGTATGGCGGCTCATGGGGTGACCGTGCTGGTGACCACCCACTTCCTGGACGAGGCCGAATACTGCGACCGGGTGGGTATCGTCTACCGGGGCCGCCTGATCGCGCTCGATACGCCCGACGCCCTGAAGGACGGGGCGCGGGGCGCCGCCTGCCCCGATCCCACCCTGGACGACGCCTTCGTCGCCCTGATCGCCGCTGACGGCCGGGAGGCCGCGTGATGGCCGCCCCGCGCCGTCTCTGGGGTTTGGTGCGCAAGGAGGCGCTGCAGGTGGTGCGCGACCCGTCCAGCATCGCCATCGCCTTCGTGCTGCCCGCCGTGCTGCTGTTCCTGTTCGGCTACGGGGTCTCCCTCGATCCGGTCGGCGTCCGCCTGGGGCTGGTGATCGAGAACCCGACGGGTGAAACCGGCAGCTTCGTCGCCGGATTCGCCCATTCGCCCTACTTCGCCGTGACCACCTACCCCGAGCGCCGCGCCGCCGAGGAGGACCTGCAGGCCGGCCGCCTGAAAGGAGTGGCGGTGCTGGCGGCCGATTTCGGGGCCCGCCTGGGGCGAAGCGAAACGGCGCCGGTGCAGCTTCTGCTGGACGGCACCGATGCCAACACGGCACGCCTGGTCAAGGGCTATGTGGAGGGCCTTTGGGCCAAGTGGCTGGAAATCGAGGCCTTGC contains:
- a CDS encoding ATP-binding cassette domain-containing protein, with translation VDPMSRRELWRMVQELVGQGIGVLWSTAYLDEAERCDGMLLLDKGRLLFAGPPAEFTGRVAGRSFAIKGLDGDKRALQAEAEGLPGVQDSLIQGRSLRLVMAPGAEPPAQAVPVAPRLEDAFVTRLREDTPSKPMRDEGGRPPPDLGGGLAVEARDLTRDFGAFRAVDKVTFAVPAGEIFGLLGPNGAGKSTTFKMLCGLLEPTSGVARVAGIDLGHALGAARARIGYMSQKFSLYGQLSVAQNLDFFAGAYGLAGKRRRAAVERMVEAFELQPYLKADAILLPLGFKQRLALACATLHDPAILFLDEPTSGVDPLTRREFWRRINGMAAHGVTVLVTTHFLDEAEYCDRVGIVYRGRLIALDTPDALKDGARGAACPDPTLDDAFVALIAADGREAA